From a single Arachis hypogaea cultivar Tifrunner chromosome 3, arahy.Tifrunner.gnm2.J5K5, whole genome shotgun sequence genomic region:
- the LOC112790694 gene encoding inactive protein kinase SELMODRAFT_444075 isoform X1 — protein sequence MSSKKESYEEVEEEEEEEMVSGKVVVVAVKASREISRTALVWALTHVVQPGDSIKLLVVIPFLSSGKRNWGFSRFTSDCTTSNWRSHLGSASDQKEIITSSCSQLVLQLHELYDPDKIKISVKILSSSLCGAVAIEAKRVHSSWVILDKKLKQEKKCCMEQLHCNIVSMKRSRAKILRLNLNSSPKMELNDGGCSLSLELSAYAKQNPDTIRGPAVTPASSPEQGSPLLTATDIGTSSLSSSDPSTSPFFQSDIYERRRHEGLKNLEYIESDSESEKLSLSSKSSYIQPWIANVICLDGEDSMQRLGDQDPVLGVLNCKIDVNLSKSVRDAISLARNAPPGPPPLCSICQHKAPAFGNPPRWFTFAELQLATGGFSQANFLAQGGFGSVHRGVLPDGQVIAVKQYKLASTQGDKEFCSEVEVLSCAQHRNVVTLIGFCVEDGRRLLVYEYICNGSLDSHLYGRKQKVLEWSARQKIAVGAARGLRYLHEECRVGCIVHRDMRPNNILLTHDFEAQVGDFGLARWQPDGDLGVETRVIGTFGYLAPEYAQSGQITEKADVYSFGIVLLELVTGRKAIDINRPKGQQCLSEWARPLLELEHEEAEAREELVDPIIWKGKGYIAKEVNRMLQCCSLCIRRDPHSRPRMSQVLRMLEE from the exons ATGAGCAGCAAAAAGGAAAGTtatgaagaagtagaagaagaagaagaagaagagatggtgaGTGGGAAAGTGGTAGTTGTTGCAGTTAAAGCTTCAAGAGAAATTTCAAGAACTGCTTTGGTTTGGGCATTGACTCATGTTGTTCAACCAGGGGATTCCATTAAGCTGTTAGTTGTCATTCCTTTTCTCTCCTCAG GCAAGAGGAATTGGGGATTCTCAAGATTTACCAGTGATTGTACCACTAGTAACTGGAGATCCCACTTAGGAAGCGCTTCAGATCAGAAAGAAATTATTACGAGTTCCTGTTCCCAATTGGTGCTTCAACTACATGAGTTATATGATCCAGACAAG ATAAAGATCAGCGTCAAGATTCTTTCGAGTTCTTTATGTGGAGCAGTTGCCATTGAAGCCAAGAGAGTCCACTCAAGCTGGGTTATATTGGACAA aaaattgaaacaagaaaagaagtgcTGCATGGAGCAGCTGCATTGCAATATTGTAAGTATGAAGCGATCAAGGGCAAAGATTCTGCGCTTGAATTTGAACAGTTCACCGAAGATGGAACTTAATGATGGGGGGTGTTCATTGTCATTGGAGCTGAGTGCATATGCAAAACAAAATCCAGACACAATTAGAGGTCCTGCTGTTACTCCAGCTAGTAGTCCTGAGCAAGGATCGCCGCTATTGACTGCAACTGATATTGGTACCTCATCACTATCGAGCTCAGATCCTAGCACTTCACCATTTTTCCAGAGTGATATTTATGAAAGGCGAAGGCACGAGGGACTGAAAAATCTGGAGTATATTGAATCTGACTCGGAGAGTGAAAAGCTAAGTTTATCTTCAAAAAGTTCATATATTCAGCCCTGGATTGCCAATGTGATTTGTCTTGATGGTGAGGACAGTATGCAAAGGTTGGGCGATCAAGACCCTGTCTTAGGAGTGCTTAATTGTAAGATTGATGTCAACCTAAGCAAAAGTGTTAGAGATGCAATTTCACTTGCAAGAAATGCACCTCCTGGTCCTCCTCCATTGTGCTCTATTTGTCAGCACAAGGCACCTGCATTTGGAAACCCTCCAAGGTGGTTTACATTTGCCGAATTGCAACTCGCCACGGGTGGTTTTTCACAAGCAAATTTCTTGGCACAAGGTGGTTTTGGTTCTGTACACCGCGGCGTGCTACCGGATGGGCAAGTCATTGCTGTGAAGCAGTATAAATTAGCCAGTACACAAGGTGATAAAGAATTTTGCTCAGAAGTTGAAGTCTTAAGCTGCGCACAACATCGGAATGTTGTGACGCTAATTGGGTTTTGTGTGGAGGATGGTAGAAGATTACTAGTTTATGAATACATATGCAATGGCTCTTTGGATTCTCATCTTTATG GACGAAAACAGAAAGTACTAGAATGGTCTGCTCGGCAAAAAATCGCAGTGGGAGCTGCTCGCGGCTTAAGGTACCTACATGAAGAATGCAGAGTGGGATGTATTGTGCACCGTGATATGCGACCTAACAATATCCTCCTTACTCATGATTTTGAAGCACAG GTGGGAGATTTTGGACTTGCTAGGTGGCAACCTGATGGAGATTTGGGTGTGGAAACCAGGGTCATAGGAACATTTGG GTATTTGGCGCCAGAATATGCTCAAAGTGGGCAAATAACAGAGAAAGCTGATGTGTATTCGTTTGGAATAGTGCTATTGGAGCTTGTAACAGGAAGGAAAGCCATTGATATAAACCGCCCCAAAGGCCAGCAATGCCTCAGTGAATGG GCACGGCCATTGCTTGAACTTGAACACGAAGAAGCAGAAGCGAGAGAAGAGCTAGTTGATCCTATAATATGGAAAGGGAAAGGGTATATTGCTAAAGAGGTTAATCGAATGTTGCAATGTTGCTCCTTGTGCATCCGAAGAGACCCTCATTCAAGGCCCAGAATGTCTCAG GTGCTAAGGATGCTGGAAGAATGA
- the LOC112790694 gene encoding inactive protein kinase SELMODRAFT_444075 isoform X2 produces MLFNQGIPLSCKRNWGFSRFTSDCTTSNWRSHLGSASDQKEIITSSCSQLVLQLHELYDPDKIKISVKILSSSLCGAVAIEAKRVHSSWVILDKKLKQEKKCCMEQLHCNIVSMKRSRAKILRLNLNSSPKMELNDGGCSLSLELSAYAKQNPDTIRGPAVTPASSPEQGSPLLTATDIGTSSLSSSDPSTSPFFQSDIYERRRHEGLKNLEYIESDSESEKLSLSSKSSYIQPWIANVICLDGEDSMQRLGDQDPVLGVLNCKIDVNLSKSVRDAISLARNAPPGPPPLCSICQHKAPAFGNPPRWFTFAELQLATGGFSQANFLAQGGFGSVHRGVLPDGQVIAVKQYKLASTQGDKEFCSEVEVLSCAQHRNVVTLIGFCVEDGRRLLVYEYICNGSLDSHLYGRKQKVLEWSARQKIAVGAARGLRYLHEECRVGCIVHRDMRPNNILLTHDFEAQVGDFGLARWQPDGDLGVETRVIGTFGYLAPEYAQSGQITEKADVYSFGIVLLELVTGRKAIDINRPKGQQCLSEWARPLLELEHEEAEAREELVDPIIWKGKGYIAKEVNRMLQCCSLCIRRDPHSRPRMSQVLRMLEE; encoded by the exons ATGTTGTTCAACCAGGGGATTCCATTAAGCT GCAAGAGGAATTGGGGATTCTCAAGATTTACCAGTGATTGTACCACTAGTAACTGGAGATCCCACTTAGGAAGCGCTTCAGATCAGAAAGAAATTATTACGAGTTCCTGTTCCCAATTGGTGCTTCAACTACATGAGTTATATGATCCAGACAAG ATAAAGATCAGCGTCAAGATTCTTTCGAGTTCTTTATGTGGAGCAGTTGCCATTGAAGCCAAGAGAGTCCACTCAAGCTGGGTTATATTGGACAA aaaattgaaacaagaaaagaagtgcTGCATGGAGCAGCTGCATTGCAATATTGTAAGTATGAAGCGATCAAGGGCAAAGATTCTGCGCTTGAATTTGAACAGTTCACCGAAGATGGAACTTAATGATGGGGGGTGTTCATTGTCATTGGAGCTGAGTGCATATGCAAAACAAAATCCAGACACAATTAGAGGTCCTGCTGTTACTCCAGCTAGTAGTCCTGAGCAAGGATCGCCGCTATTGACTGCAACTGATATTGGTACCTCATCACTATCGAGCTCAGATCCTAGCACTTCACCATTTTTCCAGAGTGATATTTATGAAAGGCGAAGGCACGAGGGACTGAAAAATCTGGAGTATATTGAATCTGACTCGGAGAGTGAAAAGCTAAGTTTATCTTCAAAAAGTTCATATATTCAGCCCTGGATTGCCAATGTGATTTGTCTTGATGGTGAGGACAGTATGCAAAGGTTGGGCGATCAAGACCCTGTCTTAGGAGTGCTTAATTGTAAGATTGATGTCAACCTAAGCAAAAGTGTTAGAGATGCAATTTCACTTGCAAGAAATGCACCTCCTGGTCCTCCTCCATTGTGCTCTATTTGTCAGCACAAGGCACCTGCATTTGGAAACCCTCCAAGGTGGTTTACATTTGCCGAATTGCAACTCGCCACGGGTGGTTTTTCACAAGCAAATTTCTTGGCACAAGGTGGTTTTGGTTCTGTACACCGCGGCGTGCTACCGGATGGGCAAGTCATTGCTGTGAAGCAGTATAAATTAGCCAGTACACAAGGTGATAAAGAATTTTGCTCAGAAGTTGAAGTCTTAAGCTGCGCACAACATCGGAATGTTGTGACGCTAATTGGGTTTTGTGTGGAGGATGGTAGAAGATTACTAGTTTATGAATACATATGCAATGGCTCTTTGGATTCTCATCTTTATG GACGAAAACAGAAAGTACTAGAATGGTCTGCTCGGCAAAAAATCGCAGTGGGAGCTGCTCGCGGCTTAAGGTACCTACATGAAGAATGCAGAGTGGGATGTATTGTGCACCGTGATATGCGACCTAACAATATCCTCCTTACTCATGATTTTGAAGCACAG GTGGGAGATTTTGGACTTGCTAGGTGGCAACCTGATGGAGATTTGGGTGTGGAAACCAGGGTCATAGGAACATTTGG GTATTTGGCGCCAGAATATGCTCAAAGTGGGCAAATAACAGAGAAAGCTGATGTGTATTCGTTTGGAATAGTGCTATTGGAGCTTGTAACAGGAAGGAAAGCCATTGATATAAACCGCCCCAAAGGCCAGCAATGCCTCAGTGAATGG GCACGGCCATTGCTTGAACTTGAACACGAAGAAGCAGAAGCGAGAGAAGAGCTAGTTGATCCTATAATATGGAAAGGGAAAGGGTATATTGCTAAAGAGGTTAATCGAATGTTGCAATGTTGCTCCTTGTGCATCCGAAGAGACCCTCATTCAAGGCCCAGAATGTCTCAG GTGCTAAGGATGCTGGAAGAATGA
- the LOC112790693 gene encoding transcription factor MYBS3 produces MGRKCSHCGNVGHNSRTCTSSSFLGIRLFGTHLLADPSSSSSSSSATMMTMNNKYFSMDSLTLFPTTTTTTTTAAAIGYLSDGAPPQDKKKGVAWTEEEHRRFLVGLEKLGKGDWRGISRNFVTTRTPTQVASHAQKYFLRLANTVNHNKRRSSLFDTNNTPPTTAAAAATLSFHFLEQQQTINNSNKPLLSTETTSESSSSSSSSSSMYNNSVPPPDLDLTLAPPPPPNSSSCFPQL; encoded by the exons ATGGGAAGGAAGTGCTCACATTGTGGGAACGTAGGGCACAATTCAAGAACATGCACTTCTTCTTCGTTTCTTGGAATCCGTCTATTTGGAACCCACCTTCTAGCAgatccctcctcctcctcctcctcctcctccgcgACGATGATGACGATGAACAACAAGTACTTTAGCATGGACTCGTTAACATTATTCcccactactactactactactactactgctgCTGCTATTGGTTATCTATCAGATGGAGCTCCACCTCAAGACAAGAAGAAAG GGGTAGCATGGACGGAAGAGGAGCACAGAAGATTCCTGGTTGGGCTTGAGAAGCTGGGGAAGGGAGACTGGAGGGGCATTTCTAGAAACTTCGTAACCACCAGAACACCGACTCAAGTTGCCAGCCATGCTCAGAAGTATTTCCTCCGTCTTGCTAATACCGTAAACCACAACAAACGCCGTTCAAGTCTCTTTGACACAAACAATACTCCTCCTactactgctgctgctgctgctacaTTGTCATTTCACTTTCTTGAACAACAACAAACCATCAACAACAGCAATAAGCCGTTGTTATCAACAGAAACTACTTCtgaatcctcctcctcctcttcctcctcctcctctatgTATAATAATAGTGTGCCACCACCGGATCTGGACCTCACTCTTGCACCGCCGCCACCACCTAATTCCTCCTCATGCTTCCCCCAATTATaa